The stretch of DNA CGCGAAACGGCGAACATCCGTCAATTCTGGCCGCTTCATCCAGCGCCTTCGGAAATCCCAGATAAAACTGACGGCATAAAAAGATTCCAATGGAACCGGACAGCGCCGGGATAATTAAGGCATAATAAGTGTCCAGCCAGCCGGTCCCGCCCTGACCCAACCAATTATTGCCGCCAAAAAACGGCATCGCCCGCATAATGAGAAACTGGGGGATGATCGTGACTTGGGGCGGCACCATTAAGCCGATCAAAATAAAGAAAAATAAGAAATCTCGTCCGGGGAATTTTAACCGTGCAAAGCTGTAGCCGGCAAAGGAATTAAAAAACAAACTACCGATCACCACGACGAAGGTTATAAAAAATGAATTCGTAAAATACCGGTGCCAAGGCGCTAAGTTCATCGC from Hydrogenispora ethanolica encodes:
- a CDS encoding carbohydrate ABC transporter permease, with translation MMLPFIGMVFTALKASDEIYLANSFSFFPKAWRIANFIEAMNLAPWHRYFTNSFFITFVVVIGSLFFNSFAGYSFARLKFPGRDFLFFFILIGLMVPPQVTIIPQFLIMRAMPFFGGNNWLGQGGTGWLDTYYALIIPALSGSIGIFLCRQFYLGFPKALDEAARIDGCSPFRAYFMIYMPASKPIYASLGILKTVAVWNDFFYPLVMTNSEKMRTVQLGLQVYRSSGTVQWEYLMAATTIVTIPVLIVFLCFQRYFVQGIMTSGIK